The following nucleotide sequence is from Desulfocurvus vexinensis DSM 17965.
GCCTTGGGGGCCTGCTCGCGCGCCGGGGGCTTGGGCGGGGCGCCTTGCAGCTCGGCGCGGTAGGTTTCGTCGAGCAGCATGGCCACCAGATCGACGCCGCCCTCGCCCTCGGCCAGGGTCTTGGCCAGGAGCTTGAAGCGCTCGATGCGTTCGCGCTCGACGTTGTCGAGCTTCCTCAGCCGGCCTTCGAGCAGGGCGGTCATGCGCTGGGCGATGGCCTTCTGCACGTCCTCGTCGGTGGGCAGCAACCTGGCCTCCAGGGATATCTTGTACATCTTGCCGATGCGGTGCAGGGCCAATTTCTCCATGACGTCCACCAGCGAGACGACCTCGCCGGAGGCGCCCGCCCGGCCCGTGCGTCCGGCGCGGTGGATGTAGACCTCGTGGTCTTCGGGGGGTTCGTAGAGGAAGACGTGGGACAGGTCGGGGATGTCGATGCCGCGCGCGGCCACGTCCGTGGCCACCAGGAAGCGCAGCTTGCCGCGCCGGATGCGGTCGAGCACCTGTTCACGCTTGACCTGGGTCAGGTCGCCGGAGAGCTCGTCGGCGTCGTAGCCGAAGCGCTGGAGCACCGCCGTGACGTAGTGCACGTTCTGCTTGGTGTTGCAGAAGATGAACGCCGAGGCGGGGTTCTCCATCTCGATGATCCGCACCAGGGCCCGGTCCTTCTCCATGGGCTTGCACTCGTAGTACAGGTGCGGCGTTTCGGCCACATGGACCCGCTTGTGCGACAGGGACAAGAGCTGCGGGCGCTCCATGAACTCCCCGGCCAGGCGCATGACGTGCGGCGGATAGGTCGCCGAGGTCATGAGCATGGTGACCTTGCGGCCGGGCAGGTAGCGCTGCACCTCGCGCATGTCGGGGTAGAAACCGATGGAAAGCATGCGGTCGGCCTCGTCGAAGACGAGCACCTCGATCCCCTGCAGGGACAGGGAGCCGCGCATCAGGTGGTCGAGCACGCGCCCTGGCGTGCCCACCACGAGGTGGGCGCCCTGGCGCAGAGCGTCGAGCTGCGGGCCGTAGCCCGCGCCGCCGTAGACGGCGGCCACGCGCATCCCCGTGCCTGCGGCCAGCGTTTCGGCCTCGCGGGCGACCTGCTGGGCCAGCTCCCGCGTGGGCACGAGCACCAGCGCCTGGCACTGGTCCAGCGCGGTGTTGACCCGGTCCATGATGGGCAGGACGAAGACGCCCGTCTTGCCGCTGCCGGTGCGCGACTGGATCATCAGGTCGCGCCCGGCCAGCAGGTAGGGCATGGCCAGGGCCTGCACGGGCATGAGCTTGTCCCATCCGGCGCGGGCGCAGGCGTCCTGCAGGGCCTGGGGCAGGCTGTCCAGGGTGGCCTCGGGCAGCACGTCCTCGGGGGCGATGACCTCGTCGGGGGCCGTGGCGGCGAAATCCTGGGAGGGCGTGGCCTGGGGGGCCGGGGCCGGGCGCGGAGCGGGGGCCTTGGGCGCCGGGCGCGGGGCGGGCTCGGGCCGGGAGGGGCTTTCGGCCCGGGGCCGGGCCTCGCGGCGGGCGGGGGCCTGGGGCCGGGGCGCGGGCTGGGGCGCCGGCTCCTGCGTTTCGGCGGCCTCGTCGCAGCCTGGGTCGGCGGAGCGGCCCGAGCGGCCACGCGCCGGGCGCTTGCGCCGGGGTGCGGCCTTGGG
It contains:
- a CDS encoding DEAD/DEAH box helicase; the encoded protein is MTDDGSIFGLSPRAPGSNKSPRKKTRRGTADKDQEPRSSQPETAGELEAPALAAPGRTAPQAPKPGPVNGPASWKAMLADPDEGDEPLDDDQPQDDDTQDEQDAPPKAAPRRKRPARGRSGRSADPGCDEAAETQEPAPQPAPRPQAPARREARPRAESPSRPEPAPRPAPKAPAPRPAPAPQATPSQDFAATAPDEVIAPEDVLPEATLDSLPQALQDACARAGWDKLMPVQALAMPYLLAGRDLMIQSRTGSGKTGVFVLPIMDRVNTALDQCQALVLVPTRELAQQVAREAETLAAGTGMRVAAVYGGAGYGPQLDALRQGAHLVVGTPGRVLDHLMRGSLSLQGIEVLVFDEADRMLSIGFYPDMREVQRYLPGRKVTMLMTSATYPPHVMRLAGEFMERPQLLSLSHKRVHVAETPHLYYECKPMEKDRALVRIIEMENPASAFIFCNTKQNVHYVTAVLQRFGYDADELSGDLTQVKREQVLDRIRRGKLRFLVATDVAARGIDIPDLSHVFLYEPPEDHEVYIHRAGRTGRAGASGEVVSLVDVMEKLALHRIGKMYKISLEARLLPTDEDVQKAIAQRMTALLEGRLRKLDNVERERIERFKLLAKTLAEGEGGVDLVAMLLDETYRAELQGAPPKPPAREQAPKARAPREDRRRDRGDEPAPREAAPREAAAAPEAEAPQAQPAGEDGEAPAPKKRRRRRRKKKKPAEGAEAAGNGAAPGPAPEGDDDGPDSEGWDHDEDEDDGPSPGQNWSYDEH